The following coding sequences are from one Streptomyces sp. NBC_01294 window:
- the snpA gene encoding snapalysin has translation MRHSRKAVLATTIGLGLAAGLGVVPTAVAAPAPVGNAASYAAYEGSQENVAANRAFFEAVQRSVTEQRAANPGALAVTVTYNTRNAPSFRTQIARSTQIWNSSVSNVRLQEVSSGGNFSYREGNDSRGSYASTDGHGRGYIFLDYRQNQQYNSTRVTSHETGHVLGLPDHYSGPCSELMSGGGPGTSCQNATPNSAERARVNQLWANGFASGLDTKDLAAKG, from the coding sequence ATGCGCCACTCCCGTAAGGCCGTTCTGGCCACCACCATCGGCCTCGGCCTGGCCGCCGGCCTCGGCGTCGTCCCCACCGCCGTCGCCGCCCCCGCCCCCGTCGGCAATGCCGCAAGCTACGCCGCGTACGAGGGCTCGCAGGAGAACGTGGCCGCCAACCGCGCCTTCTTCGAGGCCGTGCAGCGCTCGGTCACCGAGCAGCGTGCCGCGAACCCCGGCGCCCTGGCCGTGACCGTCACGTACAACACCCGCAACGCGCCCAGCTTCCGCACGCAGATAGCCCGCTCCACGCAGATCTGGAACAGCTCGGTGAGCAACGTCAGGCTGCAGGAGGTGTCCTCCGGCGGGAACTTCTCGTACCGCGAGGGCAATGACTCACGTGGCTCGTACGCGAGCACGGACGGGCACGGCCGGGGCTACATCTTCCTCGACTACCGGCAGAACCAGCAGTACAACTCCACCCGGGTGACCTCGCACGAGACCGGCCACGTGCTGGGTCTGCCGGACCACTACTCGGGCCCGTGCAGCGAGCTGATGTCGGGCGGCGGCCCTGGCACCTCGTGCCAGAACGCCACCCCGAACTCCGCCGAGCGGGCGCGCGTCAACCAGCTCTGGGCCAACGGCTTCGCCTCCGGTCTGGACACGAAGGACCTCGCCGCGAAGGGCTGA
- a CDS encoding family 2 encapsulin nanocompartment cargo protein polyprenyl transferase — protein MSAVNTIATGEGHEAAALLERTREAVDPELRRTVESLPGSMRRVAMYHFGWEHEDGTPAAGTTGKAIRPALVLAAAQALQGPGGGRADEAVRAAAAVELAHNFTLLHDDVIDKDVRRRGRATAWTVFGIPDAIITGDAMMALALRLLAEDPHPAAAAASSRLTACVIELCAGQQADCAFEQRPHVPLDECMAMATAKTGALLGCACALGALYAGAGPEEVDAMDAFGREAGLAFQLIDDLIGIWGDPGHTGKPAGADLIARKKSLPVVAALTSGTAAGEELAALYAGPMTGGDVRRAADAVERAGGRDWAQAQAADRMGRAVQHLSRAVADLGAAGGLLSLAEFVTRRTR, from the coding sequence CTGAGTGCCGTGAATACGATCGCGACCGGCGAGGGCCACGAGGCCGCGGCCCTGCTGGAACGGACCAGGGAAGCCGTCGATCCGGAACTGCGGCGCACGGTCGAGAGCCTGCCCGGCTCGATGCGGCGCGTGGCGATGTACCACTTCGGCTGGGAGCACGAGGACGGTACGCCGGCCGCGGGCACCACCGGGAAGGCCATCCGGCCCGCCCTGGTCCTGGCCGCCGCCCAGGCCCTGCAGGGTCCGGGGGGCGGGCGGGCCGACGAGGCCGTACGGGCGGCGGCGGCCGTGGAGCTGGCGCACAATTTCACGCTGCTGCACGACGACGTGATCGACAAGGACGTCCGGCGGCGCGGCCGGGCCACCGCCTGGACCGTCTTCGGGATACCGGACGCGATCATCACGGGCGACGCCATGATGGCCCTCGCGCTGCGGCTGCTCGCGGAGGATCCGCATCCGGCCGCGGCGGCCGCCTCGTCCCGGCTCACGGCCTGCGTCATCGAGCTGTGCGCGGGCCAGCAGGCGGACTGCGCCTTCGAGCAGCGCCCGCACGTTCCGCTCGATGAGTGCATGGCCATGGCCACGGCCAAGACCGGGGCCCTGCTGGGCTGCGCCTGCGCGCTGGGCGCCCTGTACGCGGGGGCCGGGCCGGAGGAGGTCGACGCGATGGACGCCTTCGGCCGGGAGGCCGGGCTGGCGTTCCAGCTGATCGACGACCTGATCGGCATCTGGGGGGATCCGGGGCACACCGGCAAGCCCGCCGGGGCCGATCTGATCGCCCGCAAGAAGTCCCTCCCGGTCGTGGCCGCCCTCACCTCGGGCACCGCGGCGGGGGAGGAGCTAGCCGCCCTGTACGCGGGTCCCATGACCGGGGGCGACGTGCGCAGGGCCGCCGACGCGGTGGAGCGGGCCGGCGGGCGCGACTGGGCGCAGGCCCAGGCGGCGGACCGGATGGGACGGGCCGTCCAGCACCTGTCCCGTGCGGTGGCGGACCTCGGGGCGGCGGGCGGGCTGCTGTCGCTCGCGGAGTTCGTGACGCGCCGTACGAGGTGA
- a CDS encoding DUF4097 family beta strand repeat-containing protein, giving the protein MAEQSSQPSQSTWHFAAPQKLTFEEPVTELRVRVVSGTVNVVAAEEGPARLEVTEVDGPPLYVVQDGGTLTVSYEDLPWNGSQGFKQWIEAKPWKAWSGSASGRKAWERSAAFTLTVPAATQVRVAAVDATAFVSGISGGTDVNGVSGDATLVGLSGRVKAHTVSGSVEAQSVTGDLGFHSVSGGLTVVDGAGVSVRADSVSGDMLIDLDLGPAAERPVDIALNSVSGQVAIRLPHPADARVEANTATGGVSNAFEDLRVSGQLGAKRITGTLGTGAGTLRATTVSGAIALLRRPQSDADAPAPAPLALDKKVL; this is encoded by the coding sequence ATGGCAGAGCAGTCGTCCCAGCCGTCGCAGTCGACGTGGCACTTCGCCGCACCGCAGAAGCTCACCTTCGAGGAGCCGGTGACCGAGCTCCGCGTCCGCGTCGTGAGCGGCACGGTGAACGTGGTCGCCGCCGAAGAGGGGCCGGCCCGACTCGAAGTGACCGAGGTCGACGGACCGCCGCTGTACGTCGTGCAGGACGGCGGCACGCTCACCGTCTCCTACGAGGACCTGCCCTGGAACGGTTCCCAGGGCTTCAAGCAGTGGATCGAGGCCAAGCCCTGGAAGGCCTGGTCCGGTTCCGCCTCCGGCCGCAAGGCCTGGGAGCGTAGCGCCGCGTTCACCCTCACCGTGCCCGCCGCCACCCAGGTCCGCGTGGCCGCGGTCGACGCCACCGCCTTCGTCTCCGGCATCTCCGGCGGCACCGACGTCAACGGGGTCTCCGGCGACGCCACGCTCGTCGGACTGTCCGGCAGGGTCAAGGCGCACACCGTCTCCGGCAGCGTCGAGGCCCAGTCCGTCACCGGCGACCTCGGCTTCCACTCGGTGTCCGGCGGCCTGACGGTCGTCGACGGCGCGGGCGTGAGCGTACGGGCCGACTCGGTCAGCGGTGACATGCTCATCGACCTGGACCTCGGCCCGGCGGCCGAGCGTCCCGTGGACATCGCGCTGAACTCCGTCTCCGGCCAGGTCGCGATCCGCCTCCCGCATCCCGCCGACGCCCGCGTGGAGGCCAACACCGCCACCGGCGGCGTCTCCAACGCCTTCGAGGACCTGCGGGTCTCCGGCCAGCTGGGCGCCAAGCGGATCACCGGCACGCTCGGCACCGGTGCCGGCACCCTGCGGGCCACCACCGTCTCGGGCGCCATCGCGCTGCTGCGCCGCCCGCAGTCCGACGCGGACGCCCCCGCCCCCGCTCCCCTCGCGCTCGACAAGAAGGTGCTCTGA
- a CDS encoding helix-turn-helix transcriptional regulator: MPPVFAHGRLRLYLLKLLDEAPRHGYEVIRLLEERFQGLYAPSAGTVYPRLAKLEAEGLVTHATEGGRKVYSISEAGRAELADRSGELADLELEIRDSVTELAAEIRSDVRGAAGDLRREMRAAASASATPVGEDESWKAAKEELRKARQEWKEQARRAKDESRRAREEAQQARRQAKEAQERAREEVQRIAGQLQEQFAKSGGVLGSLAGAWLGGGVPSGAGAGAGAGAGAGSASAPAAGRAGESDAAAGWAEDLAPTGDPARDLDRLLDRFRDEVRDAARDHGVSAAQVAEARGHLAEAGARLGAALRARP, translated from the coding sequence ATGCCGCCCGTCTTCGCCCACGGCCGTCTCCGCCTCTACCTCCTCAAGCTGCTCGACGAGGCCCCGCGCCACGGGTACGAGGTGATCCGCCTGCTGGAGGAGCGCTTCCAGGGCCTGTACGCGCCCTCCGCGGGCACCGTGTACCCGCGCCTGGCCAAGCTGGAGGCCGAGGGCCTGGTCACGCACGCCACCGAGGGCGGGCGCAAGGTGTACTCGATCTCCGAGGCGGGCCGCGCCGAACTGGCCGACCGCAGCGGTGAACTGGCCGACCTGGAGCTGGAGATCCGCGACTCGGTCACCGAACTCGCCGCCGAGATCCGGAGCGATGTCCGGGGCGCCGCGGGTGACCTGCGGCGCGAGATGCGGGCGGCGGCGTCCGCGTCGGCGACGCCCGTGGGTGAGGACGAGTCCTGGAAGGCGGCCAAGGAGGAGCTGCGCAAGGCGCGGCAGGAGTGGAAGGAACAGGCGCGCCGGGCGAAGGACGAGAGCCGGCGGGCGCGTGAGGAGGCGCAGCAGGCACGCCGCCAGGCGAAGGAGGCGCAGGAGCGGGCGCGCGAGGAGGTCCAGCGGATCGCGGGGCAGCTGCAGGAGCAGTTCGCCAAGTCCGGCGGGGTTCTGGGGAGTCTGGCGGGGGCGTGGCTCGGTGGGGGTGTGCCGAGTGGGGCCGGGGCCGGGGCCGGGGCCGGGGCTGGGGCTGGGTCTGCCTCTGCGCCTGCGGCTGGGCGGGCGGGGGAATCGGATGCGGCTGCCGGCTGGGCCGAGGATCTGGCGCCCACCGGTGACCCGGCGCGTGACCTGGACCGGCTGCTGGACCGCTTCCGCGACGAGGTGCGGGATGCGGCGCGGGATCACGGGGTGAGTGCGGCTCAGGTGGCCGAGGCCCGTGGGCACCTTGCGGAGGCCGGGGCGCGGCTGGGGGCGGCGCTTCGGGCCAGGCCGTAG
- a CDS encoding NAD(P)-dependent malic enzyme — translation MAAEIINPRSDSVTDNNPDAVFALHRGGKMAIQATVPVTNKDDLSLAYTPGVAKVCSAIAEQPELVNEYTWKSNVVAVVTDGTAVLGLGDIGPEASLPVMEGKAILFKQFGGVDAVPIALATKDTDEIIETVIRLAPSFGGVNLEDISAPRCFEIERRLQEALDIPIFHDDQHGTAIVTLAALRNAAKLTGRTLGDLRAVISGAGAAGIAIAKILVDAGIGDVCVTDRKGVVSADRSDLTDVKTEIAGLTNKTNQTGSLESALAGADVFIGVSGGTVPEEAVASMAKDAFVFAMANPNPEVHPDVAHKYAAVVATGRSDFPNQINNVLAFPGIFAGALKVRATRITEGMKIAAADAIAGVVGDELAADYVIPSPFDERVAEAVSAAVAAAAKADGVARLV, via the coding sequence GTGGCAGCGGAGATCATCAACCCTCGCAGTGACAGCGTCACGGACAACAACCCGGACGCGGTTTTCGCGCTGCACCGGGGCGGCAAGATGGCCATCCAGGCCACGGTACCGGTCACGAACAAGGACGACCTGTCCCTCGCGTACACGCCCGGCGTGGCGAAGGTGTGCAGCGCCATCGCCGAGCAGCCGGAGCTGGTGAACGAGTACACCTGGAAGTCCAACGTGGTCGCCGTCGTCACCGACGGCACGGCCGTGCTCGGACTCGGTGACATCGGCCCGGAAGCCTCCCTCCCCGTCATGGAGGGCAAGGCCATTCTCTTCAAGCAGTTCGGTGGTGTGGACGCGGTCCCGATCGCGCTCGCCACCAAGGACACGGACGAGATCATCGAGACGGTCATCCGCCTCGCCCCGTCCTTCGGCGGGGTGAACCTCGAGGACATCTCGGCCCCCCGCTGCTTCGAGATCGAGCGCCGCCTCCAGGAGGCGCTGGACATCCCGATCTTCCACGACGACCAGCACGGCACCGCCATCGTCACGCTGGCGGCGCTGCGCAACGCGGCGAAGCTCACGGGTCGCACCCTCGGCGACCTGCGCGCCGTGATCTCGGGTGCGGGCGCGGCGGGCATCGCCATCGCCAAGATCCTCGTGGACGCGGGCATCGGCGACGTCTGCGTCACCGACCGCAAGGGCGTCGTGTCCGCGGACCGCTCCGACCTGACGGACGTCAAGACGGAGATCGCGGGCCTGACGAACAAGACGAACCAGACCGGCTCGCTGGAGTCGGCCCTCGCGGGCGCGGACGTCTTCATCGGCGTCTCCGGCGGCACGGTCCCGGAGGAGGCGGTGGCCTCGATGGCGAAGGACGCCTTCGTCTTCGCCATGGCCAACCCGAACCCGGAGGTCCACCCGGACGTCGCGCACAAGTACGCGGCGGTCGTGGCCACGGGCCGTTCGGACTTCCCGAACCAGATCAACAACGTGCTGGCGTTCCCGGGCATCTTCGCGGGTGCCCTCAAGGTGCGCGCCACCCGGATCACCGAAGGCATGAAGATCGCCGCCGCCGACGCCATCGCCGGCGTCGTGGGTGACGAGCTCGCCGCCGACTACGTGATCCCGTCGCCGTTCGACGAGCGCGTCGCGGAGGCCGTCTCCGCGGCCGTCGCCGCCGCGGCCAAGGCGGACGGCGTGGCCCGCCTGGTCTGA
- a CDS encoding GNAT family N-acetyltransferase produces MALEIRQADQSDRDAVARLLDEAFRTDPVSSWVFPDPEHRAAVHGKFLGVFVDVALAEGRIDYAVDGSAAALWLRIPAGEPEGEDEIPAKMRAVADPDNERCELVGRLTGAVHPTAEEHEYLLMIAVAPGRQGEGLGSELMRPVLERCDREGVPAYLEASSERSKGLYERLGWEFTGEAVQLPDGPLMWPMWRKPLG; encoded by the coding sequence GTGGCGCTGGAGATACGTCAGGCGGATCAGTCGGACCGGGACGCGGTGGCTCGGCTGCTCGACGAGGCCTTCCGCACCGACCCGGTGAGCAGCTGGGTCTTCCCGGATCCGGAGCACCGGGCCGCGGTGCACGGGAAGTTCCTGGGCGTCTTCGTGGACGTGGCGCTGGCCGAGGGCCGGATCGACTACGCCGTGGACGGCTCTGCGGCCGCGCTGTGGCTGCGGATCCCGGCGGGCGAACCGGAGGGCGAGGACGAGATCCCCGCGAAGATGCGGGCGGTGGCCGACCCGGACAACGAGCGGTGCGAACTGGTCGGCCGGCTCACGGGTGCGGTGCACCCGACGGCGGAGGAGCACGAGTACCTGCTGATGATCGCGGTCGCCCCGGGCCGGCAGGGGGAGGGGCTGGGCAGCGAGCTGATGCGGCCGGTGCTGGAGCGCTGCGACCGCGAGGGCGTGCCGGCGTACCTGGAGGCGAGCAGTGAGCGCAGCAAGGGGCTGTACGAGCGGCTCGGCTGGGAGTTCACCGGCGAGGCGGTGCAGCTTCCGGACGGCCCGCTGATGTGGCCGATGTGGCGCAAGCCGCTGGGCTAG
- a CDS encoding helix-turn-helix domain-containing protein translates to MTEATDLAERAGDRDPRVGLRAVAALRRLLEQLEAVQVRSARAQGWSWQEIAAELGVSRQAVHKKYGRL, encoded by the coding sequence ATGACGGAAGCGACCGATCTCGCCGAACGGGCCGGTGACCGCGACCCGCGCGTGGGCCTGCGTGCCGTGGCGGCCCTCCGGAGGCTGCTGGAGCAGCTGGAGGCCGTACAGGTACGCAGTGCCCGCGCGCAGGGGTGGTCCTGGCAGGAGATCGCGGCCGAGCTGGGCGTCAGCCGGCAGGCCGTGCACAAGAAGTACGGGAGGCTCTGA
- a CDS encoding LysR family transcriptional regulator codes for MELEVRHLRALCAIADAGSLHKAARQLGVSQPSLTTQLRRIERALDGELFLRERTGCRPTPFGRTVLGRARPLVAEMAALVAEARALAHGPRLRIGSTASRALPGWLRRLHRRLPDTETSLVVDVSANALLRMVDAGQLDVAFVHEVEGSPLRVPAGLQMHVLMEREPQFVSMSRDHPAARQAVVSLRDLAADRWMVDPSVDGEWDGLRRVFAGAGLDPPVLHADYHTATSLIISGEAVAPCQPTSGPREDMAIRPLSGDPLAVRLLLATRPGAHAEVYEDLRDAYREAALRTPPYRAWLHHHASPLLEAA; via the coding sequence ATGGAGCTCGAGGTCAGGCACCTGCGCGCGCTGTGCGCCATCGCCGACGCCGGCAGCCTGCACAAGGCAGCCCGGCAACTCGGCGTGAGCCAGCCCTCCTTGACGACCCAGCTGCGCCGCATCGAACGGGCCCTGGACGGCGAGCTGTTCCTGCGCGAACGGACCGGATGCCGGCCCACCCCTTTCGGCCGGACCGTGCTGGGCCGGGCCCGTCCCCTGGTGGCCGAGATGGCCGCGCTGGTGGCGGAGGCCCGGGCGCTGGCCCACGGTCCGCGGCTGCGCATCGGCTCCACGGCCAGCCGGGCCCTGCCGGGATGGCTGCGGCGGCTGCACCGAAGGCTGCCGGACACCGAGACCTCGCTGGTGGTGGACGTCTCCGCCAACGCGCTGCTCAGGATGGTCGACGCGGGGCAGCTGGACGTGGCGTTCGTGCACGAGGTGGAGGGCAGCCCGCTGCGGGTGCCGGCCGGGCTGCAGATGCACGTGCTGATGGAGCGCGAGCCGCAGTTCGTGTCGATGTCCCGGGACCATCCCGCCGCCCGGCAGGCGGTGGTCTCCTTACGGGACCTCGCCGCCGACCGCTGGATGGTGGATCCCTCGGTCGACGGCGAGTGGGACGGCCTGCGGCGGGTCTTCGCCGGGGCCGGGCTCGACCCGCCGGTGCTGCACGCCGACTACCACACGGCGACCTCGCTGATCATCTCCGGCGAGGCGGTCGCGCCGTGCCAGCCGACGTCCGGGCCGCGCGAGGACATGGCGATCCGGCCGCTGTCGGGGGATCCGCTCGCGGTGCGGCTGCTGCTGGCGACTCGGCCGGGTGCGCACGCGGAGGTCTACGAGGACCTCCGCGACGCGTACCGCGAGGCCGCGCTGCGCACGCCGCCGTACCGTGCCTGGCTCCACCACCACGCGAGCCCCCTCCTGGAGGCGGCCTGA
- a CDS encoding dihydrofolate reductase family protein, translating into MRKLTYFIATSVDGFIGAPDGDGDFFYTQLDAEFIEFLTTEYADTVARLGRDHLGIADAPLSRFDTVLMGRATYDVGFKQGDTNPYGHLRQYVVSRSLTAAPDPQVELISGDVVARVRELKAEDGLDIWLCGGADLAGQLIDEIDEFIVKTYPFFLGTGMPMSRAGFGLRTLELTGAKTFGGGQTVTSYAVKR; encoded by the coding sequence TTGCGCAAGCTCACGTACTTCATCGCCACGTCGGTCGACGGGTTCATCGGTGCCCCGGACGGCGACGGCGACTTCTTCTACACCCAGCTCGATGCCGAGTTCATCGAGTTCCTCACGACCGAGTACGCGGACACCGTCGCCCGCCTGGGGCGCGACCACCTCGGCATCGCCGACGCGCCGCTCTCGCGCTTCGACACGGTGCTGATGGGGCGGGCCACGTACGACGTCGGCTTCAAGCAGGGCGACACCAACCCCTACGGCCACCTGCGCCAGTACGTCGTCTCGCGCTCGCTCACCGCCGCGCCGGACCCGCAGGTGGAGCTGATCAGCGGGGACGTGGTGGCCCGGGTCCGCGAGCTCAAGGCCGAGGACGGGCTCGACATCTGGCTGTGCGGCGGGGCGGACCTCGCGGGGCAGCTGATCGACGAGATAGACGAGTTCATCGTCAAGACCTACCCGTTCTTCCTGGGCACCGGCATGCCCATGTCGCGGGCCGGATTCGGGCTGCGCACCCTGGAACTCACCGGGGCGAAGACCTTCGGCGGCGGCCAGACCGTCACCTCGTACGCCGTCAAGCGCTGA
- a CDS encoding zinc-binding dehydrogenase: protein MFAAYAARIDRDQPLNGLELGDRPAPEARPGWVTVNVKAASLNHHDLWSLRGVGLGEERLPMILGCDAAGIDQDGNEVVLHSVIGQSGHGVGPDEPRSILTERYQGTFAEQVTVPAWNVLRKPAELSFEEAACLPTAWLTAYRMLFTNAGVRPGDSVLVQGAGGGVATAAIALGKAAGLRVFATSRDEAKRKRAVELGAVEAYEPGARLPQRVDAVIETVGAATWSHSVKSLRPGGTLVISGATSGDRPAHAELTRIFFLELKVVGSTMGSKDELEDLLSFCATTGLRPVIDEVLPLDRAREGFEKLASGDLFGKIVLKP from the coding sequence ATGTTCGCTGCCTACGCCGCCCGAATCGACCGTGACCAGCCGCTGAACGGCCTTGAGCTGGGCGACCGCCCCGCCCCTGAGGCCCGGCCCGGCTGGGTGACCGTGAACGTCAAGGCCGCCTCCCTCAACCACCACGACCTGTGGTCGCTGCGCGGGGTGGGCCTCGGCGAGGAAAGACTCCCGATGATCCTCGGCTGCGACGCCGCCGGGATCGACCAGGACGGCAACGAGGTCGTCCTGCACTCCGTGATCGGCCAGAGCGGCCACGGGGTCGGCCCGGACGAGCCCCGCTCGATCCTGACCGAGCGCTACCAGGGCACTTTCGCCGAGCAGGTGACCGTCCCCGCCTGGAACGTCCTGCGCAAGCCCGCCGAGCTGTCCTTCGAGGAGGCCGCCTGCCTCCCGACGGCCTGGCTGACCGCGTACCGGATGCTGTTCACCAACGCCGGGGTGCGCCCCGGGGACTCCGTCCTGGTGCAGGGCGCCGGCGGGGGTGTCGCGACCGCCGCGATCGCCCTCGGCAAGGCGGCGGGCCTGCGGGTCTTCGCCACCAGCCGCGACGAGGCCAAGCGCAAGCGGGCCGTGGAGCTGGGCGCGGTCGAGGCGTACGAGCCGGGCGCGCGGCTGCCGCAGCGGGTGGACGCGGTGATCGAGACGGTGGGCGCCGCCACCTGGTCCCACTCGGTGAAGTCCCTGCGCCCCGGCGGCACCCTGGTGATCTCCGGTGCGACGAGCGGCGACCGCCCGGCGCACGCCGAGCTGACCCGGATCTTCTTCCTGGAGCTGAAGGTGGTCGGCTCGACGATGGGCTCGAAGGACGAGCTGGAGGACCTGCTGTCGTTCTGCGCCACGACCGGGCTGCGGCCGGTCATCGACGAGGTGCTGCCGCTGGACCGGGCGCGGGAGGGGTTCGAGAAGCTCGCGTCGGGCGACCTCTTCGGCAAGATCGTCCTCAAGCCGTAG
- a CDS encoding Clp protease N-terminal domain-containing protein, with amino-acid sequence MFERFTRDARSTVKGAVAEARQTGAATVTEEHLLLSLLALGALDPLGVDRTAVAADLTAARRRGGMSRADEEALAGLGIDLTEIVSRIEETHGEGALAAPAPRRRTLGSSLRSALGRERPAGSAGSHHVPFTEDAKKVLEQSLRIALGRKDNHIGTLHLLLALLSRPGPVSEVLTDHGITYTTAESTLKT; translated from the coding sequence ATGTTCGAACGCTTCACCCGGGACGCCCGGTCGACCGTGAAGGGTGCGGTGGCCGAGGCCCGGCAGACGGGGGCCGCCACGGTCACCGAGGAACACCTGCTGCTCTCGCTGCTGGCCCTCGGGGCCCTGGACCCCCTGGGCGTGGACCGCACGGCGGTCGCCGCCGACCTCACGGCAGCCCGCCGCCGGGGCGGCATGTCCCGGGCGGACGAGGAGGCGCTGGCCGGACTCGGCATCGACCTCACGGAGATCGTCTCCCGCATCGAGGAGACCCACGGCGAGGGCGCCCTCGCGGCCCCGGCCCCGCGCAGGCGGACCCTGGGCTCCTCGCTCCGCTCGGCCCTGGGCCGGGAACGTCCGGCGGGCAGCGCCGGCAGCCATCACGTCCCCTTCACCGAGGACGCGAAGAAGGTCCTGGAACAGTCCCTGCGCATCGCCCTGGGCCGCAAGGACAACCACATCGGCACCCTGCACCTCCTCCTGGCCCTGCTCTCCCGCCCCGGCCCGGTCTCAGAGGTCCTGACGGACCACGGCATCACCTACACCACGGCCGAATCCACCCTCAAGACCTGA
- a CDS encoding family 2B encapsulin nanocompartment shell protein, translating to MSVQAGSESEAQTPQRSLGTTAARNLATTTKSAPQMQEITSRWLLKMLPWVSVQGGTYRVNRRLSYSVGDGRVEFIKTGTQVQVIPAELGELPLLREYEDLDVLGELAQRCRQIDFEAGQELTSFGSAADQVFLLAHGRIDQIGPGPYGDDAVLQTVADGAYFGEDSLVDEESIWEYTARAATSGTALTLSRQDFQLLADRVESLREHVDRVRALPAQRTNKYGEAAIDLSAGHQGEAVLPGTFVDYEAHPREYELSIAQTVLRVHTRVADLYNQPMNQTEQQLRLTVEALRERQEHEMLNNRDFGLLHNADYDQRIQPHDGAPSPDDMDQLLSMRRGSKFFLAHPKAIAAFGRECNKRGLYPESVEFHGNRVPSWRGVPIFPSGKIPISDARTTSILCMRTGEEEQGVIGLHQPGIPDEIEPSLSVRFMGISEQAIISYLVTAYFSAAVLVPDALGVLENVEIGRWR from the coding sequence ATGTCGGTCCAGGCGGGTTCCGAGTCCGAGGCCCAGACGCCGCAGCGCAGTCTCGGGACGACGGCCGCGCGGAACTTGGCAACCACGACCAAGTCCGCGCCGCAGATGCAGGAGATCACCTCGCGGTGGCTCCTGAAGATGCTGCCGTGGGTGTCCGTGCAGGGCGGCACGTACCGCGTGAACCGCAGGCTGAGCTACTCCGTCGGCGACGGACGCGTGGAGTTCATCAAGACCGGCACCCAGGTCCAGGTGATCCCGGCCGAGCTCGGCGAACTCCCGCTGCTGCGCGAGTACGAGGACCTCGACGTCCTCGGCGAGCTCGCCCAGCGGTGCCGGCAGATCGACTTCGAGGCCGGCCAGGAGCTGACCTCCTTCGGCAGCGCCGCCGACCAGGTGTTCCTGCTCGCCCACGGCCGCATCGACCAGATCGGCCCGGGCCCCTACGGGGACGACGCCGTGCTGCAGACCGTCGCCGACGGCGCGTACTTCGGCGAGGACTCCCTCGTCGATGAAGAATCGATTTGGGAGTACACCGCCCGCGCCGCCACCTCCGGCACCGCGCTGACCCTGTCCCGGCAGGACTTCCAGCTGCTCGCCGACCGGGTCGAGTCGCTGCGCGAGCACGTGGACCGCGTACGGGCCCTGCCCGCCCAGCGCACCAACAAGTACGGCGAGGCCGCGATCGACCTCTCCGCCGGCCACCAGGGCGAGGCCGTCCTGCCGGGCACCTTCGTGGACTACGAGGCCCACCCGCGCGAGTACGAACTCTCGATTGCACAAACGGTCCTGCGCGTGCACACCCGCGTCGCCGACCTCTACAACCAGCCGATGAACCAGACCGAGCAGCAGTTGCGGCTCACGGTCGAGGCGCTGCGCGAGCGCCAGGAGCACGAGATGCTCAACAACCGCGACTTCGGCCTGCTCCACAACGCCGACTACGACCAGCGCATCCAGCCGCACGACGGCGCGCCCAGCCCCGACGACATGGACCAGCTGCTCAGCATGCGGCGCGGCTCCAAGTTCTTCCTGGCGCACCCCAAGGCGATCGCCGCCTTCGGCCGCGAGTGCAACAAGCGCGGGCTCTACCCGGAGTCGGTGGAGTTCCACGGCAACCGGGTGCCGTCCTGGCGCGGGGTGCCGATCTTCCCGAGCGGCAAGATCCCGATCAGCGACGCCCGCACCACGTCCATCCTGTGCATGCGCACCGGCGAGGAGGAGCAGGGGGTGATCGGCCTGCACCAGCCGGGCATCCCCGACGAGATCGAGCCGAGCCTGTCGGTCCGCTTCATGGGGATCAGCGAGCAGGCGATCATCTCGTACCTGGTCACCGCCTACTTCTCGGCCGCGGTGCTGGTGCCGGACGCGCTCGGCGTGCTGGAGAACGTCGAGATCGGCCGCTGGCGCTGA